A DNA window from Thiobacillus denitrificans ATCC 25259 contains the following coding sequences:
- a CDS encoding phosphoribulokinase, which translates to MSRQHPIVAVTGSSGAGLSTIRHAFKFIFERLNIKPALVHGDGFRRYTDRQFTALLDEARRSGRKISWFGPECNHFQELESFFRTYGECGSGVYRQYAHNAEHGGELGVPAGEFTPWAPLPQGSDLLFYEGQHGGLVANTWTRRKVDARHFPPGIDRRVGRPGIDVARHVDLLIGVVPAINLEWIQKIHRDCKNGCTPEEAVETILRRMDDYIHYIVPQFGLTDINIQRMPLVDTSDPFIARDVPLPDESLCVIHFRDRERHDFRALLKRIPDAYMSRPTTMVVSSNNLRLALAAICSPILAGFMEARGPAAAGSRAPDPCVPSEL; encoded by the coding sequence ATGTCCCGTCAGCACCCGATCGTCGCTGTCACCGGCTCGTCCGGTGCCGGCCTGTCCACGATACGCCACGCGTTCAAGTTCATTTTCGAGCGCCTGAACATCAAACCCGCGCTCGTTCATGGCGACGGCTTCCGGCGGTATACCGACCGCCAGTTCACGGCCTTGCTCGACGAGGCGCGGCGTAGCGGCCGCAAGATTTCCTGGTTCGGCCCGGAGTGCAATCATTTCCAGGAGCTCGAATCGTTTTTTCGTACCTACGGCGAATGCGGCAGCGGGGTGTATCGCCAGTACGCGCACAACGCCGAACACGGCGGGGAACTCGGCGTGCCGGCGGGCGAGTTCACGCCCTGGGCGCCGCTGCCGCAAGGCAGCGATCTGCTGTTCTACGAGGGGCAGCACGGCGGCCTGGTCGCCAACACCTGGACGCGCCGCAAGGTCGACGCGCGTCATTTTCCGCCCGGCATCGACCGCCGCGTCGGCCGCCCCGGCATCGACGTAGCTCGGCACGTGGACCTGCTGATCGGCGTGGTGCCCGCGATCAACCTCGAGTGGATACAGAAGATCCACCGCGACTGCAAGAACGGCTGCACGCCCGAAGAAGCGGTGGAAACGATCCTCCGCCGCATGGACGACTACATCCATTACATCGTCCCCCAGTTCGGCCTGACCGACATCAACATCCAGCGCATGCCGCTGGTCGACACCTCGGATCCCTTCATCGCGCGCGACGTGCCCCTGCCCGACGAATCGCTGTGCGTGATCCATTTCCGCGACCGCGAGCGCCACGATTTTCGCGCCTTGCTCAAGCGCATCCCCGACGCCTACATGTCGCGGCCGACCACGATGGTGGTGTCGAGCAACAATCTGCGCCTTGCGCTTGCCGCGATTTGCAGCCCGATCCTGGCGGGTTTCATGGAAGCCCGCGGTCCCGCCGCGGCGGGATCAAGGGCGCCAGACCCGTGCGTACCATCGGAGCTTTGA
- a CDS encoding flagellar brake protein, whose protein sequence is MDNPRSIRVHASELEVGRPLSWAVYDENGVLLLNKGMAPATEAQIIAMLQRGVFRQPGSGVGAGAAGSKSAIPPMGLGPSEDESKTRLTGDPIPFDDLAMQPGEVLQLHPALEVVAADVPAVLIGYLKDRAIVVATPMVSGKPLLVKDGTLFNIKTFSGTSLYNFRTRVLASHSHPMPHLHLEYPRLVCQTKIRKALRALTDLPATLLNPASGDSRDVVLKDLSVGGAKIVLPEPVTCAKGDPFVVGFRIKIGDDLEEAIRADAVMCSAESRTGKETTVHTMSVQFKELPKSTSLAIMALVYRLQLRKG, encoded by the coding sequence ATGGACAACCCAAGAAGCATTCGAGTGCATGCCTCGGAGCTCGAGGTCGGCAGGCCTTTGTCTTGGGCCGTCTACGACGAAAACGGCGTGCTGCTACTCAACAAAGGGATGGCACCTGCCACCGAGGCACAAATCATTGCGATGCTTCAGCGGGGAGTATTCCGACAGCCCGGCTCCGGCGTTGGCGCCGGGGCCGCGGGATCCAAATCCGCCATTCCGCCGATGGGTCTGGGGCCGTCCGAGGACGAGAGCAAGACCAGGCTCACGGGCGACCCGATCCCGTTCGACGATCTTGCGATGCAGCCCGGCGAGGTTCTGCAGCTGCATCCTGCTCTCGAAGTAGTGGCGGCAGACGTGCCGGCGGTGCTGATCGGTTATCTCAAGGACCGGGCCATCGTGGTGGCCACGCCGATGGTGTCCGGCAAGCCCTTGCTGGTGAAGGACGGCACGCTCTTCAATATCAAGACATTTTCCGGGACGAGCCTATACAACTTCCGCACCCGCGTGCTGGCCTCGCATTCCCATCCGATGCCGCACCTTCACCTTGAGTATCCCCGGCTGGTCTGCCAGACCAAGATCAGGAAGGCGCTGCGCGCCCTCACGGATCTGCCGGCCACGCTGCTGAACCCGGCGAGCGGCGACAGCCGCGACGTCGTTTTGAAAGACCTGAGCGTAGGCGGCGCCAAGATCGTGCTGCCTGAGCCCGTGACATGCGCCAAGGGCGATCCGTTCGTGGTCGGCTTCAGGATCAAGATCGGCGACGACCTCGAAGAGGCGATCCGCGCGGATGCCGTGATGTGTTCCGCCGAGTCGCGCACGGGGAAGGAAACGACGGTCCATACGATGAGCGTGCAGTTCAAGGAACTGCCCAAGTCGACCAGCCTCGCGATCATGGCGCTGGTGTACCGGCTGCAGTTGCGTAAGGGCTGA
- a CDS encoding PEP-CTERM sorting domain-containing protein: MNKFIEILGGGVLALSSVCAHAEISYFPDAVFDSESGLYWRLFETLEQGEAAGFSWASVDQTADLFLHYAPPDANGTLPGYDPDWGGILSYTTSGDGMSYSFTWESSYDYDNYLPPLLSDPLGYSISYGTPGPHSPMTDALLAQVSGDNQEAVTVLLRDVTQADQYGWIAGEVEGIIDPPSQSIDDCPCPFYDERTAAITMVDYYNDDGSLNIAGYLMVSSVPEPTPPALFLAGIAGIALRRKLTQVCAPRLGRGKGCGHARHACRTAGFRLGNARADLEVRLDASRSETRLSGSEWSRTSRSY, from the coding sequence ATGAATAAATTTATAGAGATCCTGGGCGGCGGGGTTCTTGCGCTGTCCTCGGTGTGCGCCCACGCGGAAATATCCTATTTTCCCGACGCGGTTTTCGATAGCGAAAGCGGTTTGTATTGGCGCCTTTTTGAAACACTTGAGCAAGGGGAGGCGGCCGGCTTTAGCTGGGCTTCGGTGGATCAGACGGCGGATTTATTTCTTCATTACGCGCCGCCCGACGCCAATGGCACGCTTCCGGGTTATGACCCGGACTGGGGTGGCATTCTCAGTTACACGACAAGCGGGGACGGGATGTCCTACTCGTTTACCTGGGAGTCGAGCTACGATTACGACAACTATCTGCCACCCCTACTTTCGGATCCACTCGGATATAGCATTTCTTACGGAACTCCTGGACCGCACTCTCCCATGACCGACGCCTTGCTAGCTCAGGTATCGGGCGACAACCAAGAAGCTGTTACTGTGCTTCTCCGGGACGTCACACAAGCCGATCAATACGGTTGGATCGCTGGAGAGGTCGAAGGAATCATCGACCCGCCCTCGCAAAGCATCGACGATTGCCCTTGTCCTTTTTACGATGAGCGCACCGCCGCGATTACGATGGTCGACTATTACAACGACGATGGCTCTCTCAATATCGCCGGGTACCTGATGGTCAGCAGTGTGCCTGAGCCCACTCCCCCCGCCCTCTTTCTTGCGGGAATCGCTGGCATAGCGTTGCGTCGCAAACTCACACAGGTCTGCGCCCCCCGACTGGGCCGTGGTAAGGGATGCGGTCACGCACGCCATGCGTGCCGCACCGCAGGCTTTCGCCTCGGCAATGCCAGAGCCGATCTCGAAGTTCGCCTGGACGCGAGCCGGTCTGAAACCCGACTCAGCGGATCGGAATGGTCACGAACATCGCGGTCGTATTGA